DNA from Comamonas serinivorans:
TTTCGATGAGGATGCCGCAGAGCTTGCGGCCCTGCCACCACAGGTCGTTCGGCCATTTGATGGCGATGCCGTGGCCCAGGCGCTGCGCCAGCACCAGCCCGACGACCAGCGACAGGCCGGACCAGTCGCGCGGCGCCAGGCTCAGGCCCAACGACATGGTGAGGGCGGCGGTCCGCGTCGTTTCCCAGCTGCGGCCCAGGCGGCCCCGCCCTGCCGTCTGGCTTTGGGCGACCAGCAGCGTGGTCTCGGTGCGTCCGGCGCGCGCGCGGCGCAGCAGCTCGCTGTTGGTCGAATCGACCTCGGCCACGACCTCGACGCCCACGTCGGGCCACAGCGGCGACACGGTTTGCCAGATCATTTCGGCGGCCTGGTGCAGCCCGGCGCAGGCGGGCCAAGCGGCGGGCAAGGCCGTGGTCGGCCAGGGGAACAAGGGCTTGGGGGTCATGTCAATGCGGGGTATGGCCACATAGCCGTTTATCAAACAACGGTGAAGCGGCCATACCGCAGGTGATGAATCAAGATCAAGGCTTGCGCGAACGCGCCTCGGCCTTGGACGAGGGCTTGGCCTGGGACGACGCTGGCGATGGCGCCCGGGCTTGGGCCTGGCGGTTCGGCGCGCCTTGGGTGGAGGCCTTGCCCTTGGCCTGCGTGTTCGCCTTGGCCTTGGCCTTGGCCTTGGCCTTGACCTGGCCGTCTGCCGGCGCCTTGGCCTTGCCCGACGTGCGGCCTGGGCCGGCGGCTTGGGTGGCCGGCTTGGGCGCCGCCAGCTTCACGCCGCGCTTGGGCGCCAGCATCGTGCCGCGGCAGTGTGCGCTGCCGCAGTGGCAGGCGTACTCGGCCTTGAGCTTGGGCGTGTAGCGCTCGTCCAGCACCAGGCCGTAGTCGTAGCTCAGCTCTTCGCCGGGGGCGATGTCGCGCAGCGCGACGATGAAGATGCGGCCATCGCGCTCGTCCGATTCGCAGTTGGGCTCGCAGCTGTGGTTGATCCAGCGCGAGGCGTTGCCGCCGAACAGCGCGTCGATCACGTGGTCGCCGTCGATGTGGAAGTAGAAGGTGTGCTGCGGGTTGA
Protein-coding regions in this window:
- a CDS encoding SET domain-containing protein, with amino-acid sequence MSNPTPTPPPTRGRRIQVRRSGVHGKGVFAVQAIAADETVMEYVGEVISWDEAQRRHPHDPLNPQHTFYFHIDGDHVIDALFGGNASRWINHSCEPNCESDERDGRIFIVALRDIAPGEELSYDYGLVLDERYTPKLKAEYACHCGSAHCRGTMLAPKRGVKLAAPKPATQAAGPGRTSGKAKAPADGQVKAKAKAKAKANTQAKGKASTQGAPNRQAQARAPSPASSQAKPSSKAEARSRKP